In Candidatus Legionella polyplacis, the following are encoded in one genomic region:
- a CDS encoding phosphatidylglycerophosphatase A family protein, which yields MTGLYDDKRIVFDEIVGYFISMLASFTNNICDITIGLFLFRLFDILKPIPIFFIDYNIKNGLGIMMDDLFAALFVVLFRKYILYI from the coding sequence ATTACTGGGTTATATGATGATAAAAGAATTGTTTTTGATGAAATTGTTGGTTATTTTATATCGATGTTAGCAAGTTTTACAAATAATATATGTGATATAACAATAGGTTTATTTTTATTTAGGTTATTTGATATATTAAAGCCTATCCCAATTTTTTTTATTGATTATAATATTAAAAATGGATTAGGTATAATGATGGATGATCTTTTTGCAGCTTTGTTTGTGGTATTATTTAGAAAATATATTTTATATATTTAA
- the ribE gene encoding riboflavin synthase, which yields MFTGIIESRGRVVCNIIKKYTRRLIIKSKFDDLCVGESISVNGVCLTLFSRKKEGFLIFDVSPETLYCTTLKKLKVGDIVNLERAMSASGRFGGHYLTGHIDAVAIVKKKNIFENCVELMIGDFSSSFLPYVFIKGSIALDGVSLTINNIVDGNIKLMLIPHTLKVTTINYFKLGQYLNVEFDYLTRIVLHQLKTLNIIKMNQLKYN from the coding sequence ATGTTTACAGGTATAATTGAAAGTAGAGGAAGAGTAGTTTGTAATATTATTAAAAAATATACAAGACGTTTAATTATTAAATCAAAATTTGATGATTTATGCGTAGGAGAAAGTATATCTGTTAATGGAGTATGTTTAACGTTATTTTCTAGAAAAAAAGAAGGTTTTTTGATTTTTGATGTTTCTCCTGAAACATTATATTGTACTACATTAAAGAAATTAAAGGTTGGAGATATTGTTAATCTTGAACGTGCTATGTCAGCATCTGGAAGATTTGGTGGTCATTATTTAACAGGACATATAGATGCGGTTGCTATAGTAAAGAAAAAAAATATTTTTGAGAATTGTGTAGAATTAATGATTGGAGATTTTTCTAGTTCTTTTTTACCTTATGTTTTTATAAAGGGAAGTATTGCTTTAGATGGAGTAAGTTTAACAATTAATAATATTGTAGATGGAAATATTAAATTAATGTTAATTCCTCATACATTAAAGGTTACTACAATTAATTATTTTAAGTTAGGTCAGTATTTAAATGTTGAATTTGATTATTTAACTAGAATAGTATTGCATCAGTTAAAAACATTAAATATTATAAAAATGAATCAATTGAAGTATAATTAA
- the ribH gene encoding 6,7-dimethyl-8-ribityllumazine synthase: MRNEKVNISLIKSFPVGVVVSCFNYKITSLLKNSTLSYMDELGFFKKDIILIEVPGAIEIPLIVKKLAISNKVKVIITLGSVIKGSTDHYNYVCQQVSYGCQKISITFNIPVIFGILTTDNEKQALERIDGKLGYKGREVVDCALSMYNILNKYF, translated from the coding sequence ATGAGAAATGAAAAAGTAAATATTAGTTTGATTAAATCTTTTCCTGTAGGAGTAGTGGTAAGTTGCTTTAATTATAAGATTACTTCACTATTAAAAAATAGTACATTATCTTATATGGATGAATTAGGTTTCTTTAAAAAAGATATAATTTTAATTGAAGTTCCTGGAGCAATTGAAATTCCATTAATTGTAAAAAAATTAGCAATTAGTAATAAAGTAAAAGTTATTATTACTTTAGGTTCGGTTATTAAAGGAAGTACGGATCATTATAATTATGTTTGTCAGCAAGTTAGTTATGGATGTCAAAAAATATCTATTACTTTTAATATACCAGTAATTTTTGGTATTTTAACTACTGATAATGAGAAACAGGCTTTGGAACGTATTGATGGAAAACTTGGATATAAAGGAAGAGAAGTAGTAGATTGTGCTTTATCTATGTATAATATTTTAAATAAATATTTTTAA
- the nusB gene encoding transcription antitermination factor NusB — MKKIIFFKRRQSRRLVLQALYQWLMSKYYIKDIELQFRTFYDSEKIDILYFRYLLFGIVSSLKIIEGYLIMYLDRSIKSLTPIELTTLRIGTFELIYCVNIPYKVILSESILLNKEFGSNEGYRYINGVLNNVAKRVRRFELK, encoded by the coding sequence TTGAAAAAAATAATTTTTTTTAAAAGAAGACAATCAAGAAGATTAGTTTTACAGGCTCTTTATCAATGGTTAATGTCTAAATATTATATTAAAGATATTGAATTGCAATTTCGTACTTTTTATGATTCAGAAAAAATAGATATATTGTATTTTCGATATTTATTATTTGGAATAGTAAGTTCATTAAAGATTATAGAGGGTTATTTAATAATGTATCTTGATAGATCTATTAAAAGTTTAACTCCAATTGAATTAACAACATTAAGAATAGGAACATTTGAATTGATTTATTGTGTTAATATACCTTATAAAGTTATTTTAAGTGAATCTATATTATTAAATAAAGAATTTGGTTCTAATGAAGGTTATCGTTATATAAATGGTGTATTAAATAATGTAGCTAAAAGAGTAAGAAGATTTGAGTTAAAATAA
- the ribB gene encoding 3,4-dihydroxy-2-butanone-4-phosphate synthase: MKNPFISIDQALMVLKSGKMIILMDDENRENEGDLVVAAEFVTPEIINFMSKFGKGLICMPMDRSLVDKFKLPMMVNDNKSPYGTAFTVSIEAAHGVSTGISAYDRAHTIRVAVSELSKSDDIISPGHVFPLLARKNGVLDRAGQTEASIDLVKLAGLRPASVICEIINEDGTMSRLNDLILFSKKYDINLVNIRDLIDYRIRNEKLISEIQTIRLPLKNYGEFFMTIYSNIIDNNEHFILTKLSELHDEIPLVRIHSECITGDVFGSCKCDCGMQLNKALYEINYKGGILIYLRQEGRGIGLSNKLKAYALQEKGYDTVEANLKLGLPADNRDYSVAFQILKYLNFNKIRLLTNNPEKVISLEKYGINIVERLPLVINATDDNRIYLKTKQKKLGHLLKIK; the protein is encoded by the coding sequence ATGAAAAATCCTTTTATAAGTATAGATCAAGCTTTAATGGTTTTGAAATCTGGGAAAATGATTATTTTAATGGATGATGAAAATAGAGAAAATGAGGGAGATTTGGTTGTTGCTGCTGAATTTGTTACTCCTGAAATAATTAATTTTATGAGCAAATTTGGAAAAGGATTAATTTGTATGCCTATGGATCGTTCATTAGTAGATAAATTTAAATTGCCAATGATGGTAAATGACAATAAATCTCCGTATGGTACTGCTTTTACTGTTTCTATAGAAGCAGCTCATGGGGTGTCTACTGGTATATCGGCTTATGATAGAGCTCATACTATTAGAGTAGCGGTATCTGAATTAAGTAAATCGGATGACATTATTTCTCCAGGACATGTTTTTCCTCTATTGGCTAGGAAAAATGGTGTATTGGATAGAGCTGGTCAAACTGAAGCTAGTATAGATTTAGTAAAATTGGCTGGATTAAGACCTGCTTCTGTTATTTGTGAAATTATTAATGAAGATGGAACAATGAGTAGACTTAATGATTTAATTCTTTTTTCAAAAAAATATGATATAAATCTTGTAAATATTCGTGATCTTATTGATTATAGAATTAGAAATGAGAAATTAATTTCTGAAATACAAACGATTCGTTTGCCATTAAAAAATTATGGAGAATTTTTTATGACAATATATTCTAATATTATAGATAATAATGAACATTTTATATTAACGAAATTATCAGAATTACATGATGAAATTCCGTTGGTTCGTATTCATTCTGAATGTATTACTGGAGATGTATTTGGATCATGCAAATGTGATTGTGGAATGCAATTAAATAAGGCTTTATATGAAATTAATTATAAGGGAGGGATTTTGATTTATTTAAGACAGGAAGGAAGGGGTATTGGTTTATCTAACAAATTAAAAGCATATGCACTTCAAGAAAAAGGATATGACACAGTGGAGGCTAATTTAAAATTAGGTTTACCAGCAGATAATCGTGATTATTCTGTAGCTTTTCAAATATTAAAATATTTAAATTTTAATAAAATAAGATTATTAACTAATAATCCTGAAAAAGTTATATCTTTAGAAAAATATGGTATTAATATTGTTGAACGTTTACCATTAGTTATTAATGCAACGGATGATAATAGGATTTATTTAAAAACAAAACAAAAAAAATTAGGACATTTGTTAAAAATAAAATAA
- a CDS encoding CTP synthase: MTNYIFVTGGVVSSLGKGITSASLSAILEARGASITLIKLDPYINVDPGTMNPFQHGEIFVTHDGAETDLDLGHYERFVKTTMTKLNNFTSGKIYESVIKKERRGDYLGDTVQVIPHITDEIKYFIRKGSQGFKIVIVEIGGTVGDIESLPFLEAIRQMRMELGVEKSLFIHLTLVPYIISSGEIKTKPTQHSVKELRSIGIQPDILIARSRKSLSFYEKQKIALFANIEKNSVFSLKDVNNIYKIPLLLHKQGLDKVVEKKLKLKLKQTDLKDWKNVVKAQSYQTMTVKIGIVGKYIKLNDAYKSVNEALLHAGIHTKTKIDIIYIDANLIKDDQDKLFFSMLDGILVPGGFGDRGINGKIIAVRYARKFKIPFLGICLGMQIAVIEFARNVVGLYMANSTEFDKNTLHPVIVLIDKNFHYKHDKIYNNVSIDSNNNILNGKMRLGAQLCKLKKNSLIYKIYNKLEIIERHRHKYEINDKYIVDLKKNGLLISGYSVMDNLVEVIEIPNHPWFIGCQFHPEFLSTPRNSHPIFKHFILAARFYHQNKH; encoded by the coding sequence ATGACAAATTACATATTTGTTACAGGAGGTGTTGTTTCTTCTTTAGGAAAAGGAATTACTTCTGCTTCACTTTCAGCTATTCTTGAAGCTAGAGGTGCTTCTATTACGTTAATCAAATTAGATCCTTATATTAATGTTGATCCTGGAACTATGAATCCTTTTCAACATGGAGAAATTTTTGTAACTCATGATGGAGCAGAAACAGATTTAGATTTAGGTCATTATGAGCGATTTGTTAAAACTACTATGACTAAACTTAATAATTTTACTTCTGGAAAGATTTATGAATCTGTTATTAAAAAGGAAAGAAGAGGAGATTATTTAGGTGATACAGTTCAAGTTATACCCCATATTACTGACGAAATTAAATATTTTATTAGAAAAGGTTCTCAGGGATTTAAAATAGTTATAGTTGAAATAGGTGGTACAGTTGGAGATATAGAATCATTGCCTTTTTTAGAAGCTATTCGCCAAATGAGAATGGAGTTAGGAGTAGAAAAATCATTGTTTATACATTTAACTCTTGTTCCATATATTATTTCATCTGGAGAAATAAAAACGAAACCAACTCAGCATTCAGTTAAAGAATTACGTTCTATTGGAATACAACCTGATATATTAATTGCCAGGTCAAGAAAATCATTATCATTTTATGAAAAACAGAAAATTGCTTTGTTCGCTAATATTGAGAAAAATAGTGTTTTTTCTTTGAAAGATGTTAATAACATTTATAAAATACCATTGTTATTACATAAACAAGGTTTAGATAAAGTAGTAGAAAAAAAATTAAAATTAAAATTAAAACAAACAGATTTAAAAGATTGGAAAAATGTTGTGAAAGCTCAGTCATATCAAACAATGACTGTAAAAATTGGTATAGTTGGAAAATATATAAAATTGAATGATGCTTATAAATCTGTTAATGAAGCTTTGTTACATGCTGGAATTCATACAAAAACTAAGATTGATATTATTTATATTGATGCAAATTTAATAAAGGATGATCAAGATAAATTATTTTTTTCTATGTTAGATGGAATTTTAGTTCCAGGTGGATTTGGAGATAGAGGGATAAATGGAAAAATTATAGCAGTTCGTTATGCTAGGAAATTTAAAATACCATTCTTAGGAATTTGTTTAGGAATGCAAATAGCTGTAATTGAATTTGCTAGAAATGTAGTAGGATTGTATATGGCTAATTCAACAGAATTTGATAAAAATACGCTTCATCCGGTAATTGTCTTGATAGATAAAAATTTTCATTATAAGCATGATAAAATTTATAATAATGTTAGCATAGATAGTAATAATAATATTTTAAATGGTAAAATGCGATTAGGTGCCCAGTTATGTAAATTAAAAAAAAATTCTCTTATATATAAAATATATAATAAATTAGAAATTATTGAGAGACATAGGCATAAATATGAAATTAATGATAAATATATTGTAGATTTAAAGAAAAATGGGTTATTAATTTCTGGATATTCAGTTATGGATAATTTAGTTGAAGTTATTGAAATACCTAATCATCCTTGGTTTATTGGATGTCAATTTCATCCAGAATTTTTATCTACTCCTAGAAATAGTCATCCAATTTTTAAACATTTTATTCTTGCAGCTCGCTTTTATCATCAAAATAAACATTAG
- a CDS encoding ABC transporter substrate-binding protein, protein MKNIIILFLLIVISNSVFAKKSIINIYIWGGEIPESIIQKFEKETGIQVNFSTYDNNETMYTKLKTSKSNIYDIILPSSYFVERMKIQGMLQHINHQQLPNLKNLDHHFLHHYYDFNNQYSVPITWGATGIFYNNTKINSPLNSWKNLWNKTWKNQLILLDDSREIFSISLISLGYNPNDKNPNHIKQAFKHLLKLIPNIKLFASDNIQSIIVDEDAIIGAVWNSDILKSKKENKHIKFYYPKEGFIVWIDCLAIPKNPPHIKEAYKFINFILKPDISKQITLIEGLATTNYKSFISLPKDIKINSIIYPSNKILNRAYFQRDLGEKTLKLYNEYWQELKMSF, encoded by the coding sequence ATGAAAAATATTATTATATTATTTTTACTGATTGTTATTAGCAACAGCGTTTTCGCAAAAAAATCAATAATTAATATTTATATTTGGGGAGGAGAAATACCTGAATCAATAATACAAAAATTTGAAAAAGAAACCGGTATTCAAGTTAATTTCTCTACTTATGATAACAATGAAACTATGTATACAAAACTAAAAACAAGTAAGTCAAATATATATGATATTATTTTGCCTTCTTCTTATTTCGTAGAAAGAATGAAAATACAAGGTATGCTACAACATATAAACCATCAACAATTACCAAACCTTAAAAATCTTGATCATCATTTTTTACATCATTATTACGATTTTAATAATCAATACAGTGTACCTATCACATGGGGAGCTACTGGAATATTCTATAATAATACAAAGATAAATTCACCACTTAATTCTTGGAAAAATCTTTGGAATAAAACCTGGAAAAATCAATTAATATTACTTGATGATTCTCGTGAAATATTTTCTATATCACTAATTAGTTTAGGGTACAATCCAAATGATAAAAATCCAAATCATATAAAACAAGCTTTTAAACATCTATTAAAACTTATACCAAACATAAAATTATTTGCAAGTGATAATATACAATCTATCATTGTTGATGAAGACGCCATTATAGGTGCAGTTTGGAACTCTGATATTCTAAAATCTAAAAAAGAAAATAAACATATTAAATTTTATTATCCAAAAGAAGGATTTATTGTATGGATAGATTGTTTAGCAATTCCTAAAAATCCTCCTCATATAAAAGAGGCATATAAATTCATCAATTTTATACTCAAACCAGATATTAGTAAACAAATTACTTTAATTGAAGGTTTAGCCACTACGAATTATAAAAGTTTTATATCTTTACCAAAAGATATTAAAATAAACTCAATTATTTATCCATCTAATAAAATACTAAATCGAGCTTACTTTCAACGTGATCTAGGAGAAAAAACTTTAAAGTTATATAATGAATATTGGCAAGAATTAAAAATGTCATTTTAA
- a CDS encoding ABC transporter permease subunit translates to MKFAIQKIYIITIYFFLYFPILILIIYSINDSKFSLQWHGLTFKWYKKLFQDHILWISFINSIKLGLSSSIITTIIAFFTCIYLFFHTNYHHYTIHITLIVLMIIPDLIFGISLLLFFRIIFIPLGFISLLIAHITFCLPPSILIINNYLNSIDSNIYFGAIDLGATQLIIIKKILFPILWPSILISILLCFTISIDDVIISYFLTGPNFNLLSLTIYSLARTGITPEINALCSITIGISIIITFIVSYLFYNQFK, encoded by the coding sequence ATGAAATTCGCTATACAAAAAATATACATTATAACTATTTATTTTTTTTTATATTTTCCAATATTAATATTAATAATTTATTCGATAAATGATTCTAAATTTTCTTTACAATGGCATGGATTAACTTTTAAATGGTACAAAAAACTTTTCCAAGATCATATTTTATGGATATCTTTTATCAATTCTATAAAATTAGGATTAAGTTCCTCCATTATTACTACCATAATAGCTTTTTTTACATGTATTTATTTATTTTTTCACACAAACTATCATCATTATACTATACATATAACATTAATTGTGCTAATGATCATTCCTGATTTAATATTCGGGATTTCTTTACTATTATTTTTTCGTATCATCTTTATTCCACTTGGTTTTATTAGTTTATTAATAGCACATATTACTTTCTGTTTGCCTCCTTCTATTTTGATAATTAACAATTATCTTAATAGTATCGATTCTAATATATATTTTGGAGCCATTGATTTAGGGGCTACACAATTAATTATAATAAAAAAAATACTATTTCCTATATTATGGCCATCAATATTAATTTCTATACTATTATGTTTTACAATTTCTATCGATGATGTTATTATTAGTTATTTTTTAACAGGACCAAACTTTAATTTATTATCATTAACAATTTATTCTTTAGCTAGAACAGGCATTACTCCAGAAATTAATGCATTATGCTCCATTACTATTGGAATATCTATAATAATAACATTTATAGTTTCTTACTTATTTTACAATCAATTTAAATGA
- a CDS encoding ABC transporter permease yields MKKIFKFIPIYFIYIWLIFFAIFPLSLMFIISFFTKNSINLFSLPLTFNNYKELFLPIFAKIFFKSLFIALLTTILCLTIAYPFSYILVKSKYQSLLLIFIIIPFWTNSLIRTYSLIAIFKCKGIINNVLFYLHIIKTPLHILYSNYAVLIGLVYNLLPFMVLPLFTNMKHFNFELIDAAKDLGANKWVVFYYIFLPNTIPGIISGCLLVFLPSMTLFYIPNILGGAKSMLLGNFIQNQFLSLENWPKGSATNIILSIFSIIIFIFYHYKNNKK; encoded by the coding sequence ATGAAAAAAATTTTTAAATTTATACCGATATACTTCATTTATATTTGGCTTATTTTTTTTGCTATTTTCCCACTAAGTTTAATGTTTATTATTAGTTTTTTCACTAAAAATAGTATAAATTTATTTTCTTTACCACTAACTTTTAATAATTATAAAGAATTATTTCTTCCAATATTTGCAAAAATTTTTTTTAAATCATTATTTATTGCTTTATTGACTACAATATTATGCTTAACTATTGCTTATCCATTTAGTTATATACTTGTAAAATCAAAGTATCAGTCTTTACTGTTAATATTTATTATTATACCATTTTGGACTAACTCATTAATACGTACTTATTCATTAATAGCAATATTTAAATGTAAAGGAATTATTAATAATGTACTGTTTTATTTACATATAATTAAAACACCTTTACATATATTATATTCTAATTATGCAGTATTAATAGGACTAGTTTATAACCTATTGCCATTTATGGTTTTACCATTGTTTACAAATATGAAACATTTTAATTTTGAACTTATCGATGCAGCTAAAGATTTAGGAGCCAATAAATGGGTTGTATTTTATTACATTTTTCTTCCAAATACAATCCCTGGAATTATATCTGGATGTTTATTAGTTTTTTTACCATCTATGACACTATTTTATATTCCAAATATCCTTGGAGGAGCGAAATCAATGCTATTGGGAAATTTTATTCAAAACCAATTTTTATCATTAGAAAATTGGCCAAAAGGATCAGCAACTAACATAATATTAAGTATTTTTTCCATAATAATATTCATATTTTACCATTATAAAAATAATAAAAAATAA
- the potA gene encoding polyamine ABC transporter ATP-binding protein gives MIPLIKIKHLSKSYEKKIIINNLNLSVFHGEFLTLLGPSGCGKTTLLRLISGFENPSSGDIFINEKKINTVPPQQREIHTVFQNYALFNHLSVQDNIAFALHCKNIKKKEIINRVNKILQLVKLENFAKNNIKNLSGGQKQRVAIARAIIDHPKVLLLDEPLSSLDYHLRKNMQYELKKLQKKLKITFIFVTHDQEEALSISDRIAILNCGKIEQIGTPKEIYKSPVNIYVAKFIGDTNIFFIKVLKINKNTFITKIESIILSFININNYKLNDYLYLIIRPENIFLSRSKIIQKKNITNINILPGKIIDIIYKGSIINFKVLLNSGKIINTIKIFNENNESSKYCINQKIWIYWFLGNEILLPYEKNF, from the coding sequence ATGATTCCACTAATAAAAATTAAACATCTTTCAAAATCTTATGAAAAAAAAATTATTATAAATAATCTTAACTTATCTGTATTTCATGGTGAATTCCTAACTTTATTAGGACCATCCGGATGCGGTAAAACTACTCTATTACGTTTAATTTCTGGATTTGAAAATCCGTCCTCTGGAGATATTTTTATTAACGAAAAAAAAATTAACACTGTTCCACCTCAACAACGTGAAATACACACAGTATTTCAAAATTATGCTTTATTTAATCACCTATCTGTTCAAGATAACATAGCTTTTGCACTACACTGTAAAAATATAAAAAAAAAAGAAATTATTAATCGTGTTAATAAAATATTACAACTAGTAAAATTAGAAAATTTTGCAAAAAACAATATAAAAAATTTAAGTGGAGGGCAAAAACAAAGAGTAGCCATTGCTAGAGCAATTATTGATCATCCAAAAGTATTACTATTAGATGAACCATTAAGTTCACTTGACTATCATCTTAGAAAGAATATGCAATACGAATTAAAAAAATTACAAAAAAAGTTAAAAATAACTTTTATATTTGTTACACATGACCAAGAAGAAGCATTATCTATTTCTGATCGAATTGCTATTCTTAATTGTGGAAAAATAGAACAAATAGGTACTCCAAAAGAAATTTATAAATCGCCTGTTAATATTTATGTTGCAAAATTTATAGGAGACACAAATATTTTTTTTATAAAAGTCTTAAAAATTAATAAAAATACTTTTATAACAAAAATAGAATCTATAATATTATCTTTTATAAATATAAATAATTATAAACTCAATGATTATCTTTATCTTATAATAAGACCAGAAAATATTTTCTTATCAAGATCTAAAATAATACAAAAGAAAAATATTACAAATATAAATATTTTACCTGGTAAAATTATAGACATAATATACAAAGGATCAATAATAAATTTTAAAGTTTTATTGAATTCAGGAAAGATTATAAATACTATTAAAATTTTTAATGAAAATAATGAGTCATCAAAATACTGCATAAACCAAAAAATTTGGATTTATTGGTTTTTAGGAAACGAAATTCTACTTCCATATGAAAAAAATTTTTAA
- the rmuC gene encoding DNA recombination protein RmuC, with protein MWIINYQFKQKFFIKKNLNKFKINIENQYKNIEINLQTVYCKIQKDIYEIITEKKINILNDINRIIKQETKNIFDQINYNFTQYTNLLSSNFHLINQEIHLNFKNLIQQVDYKLTNELNKNTPIFTNIMQQLTIIDEAQKKISKLSMNIINIQDILIDKKSRGLFGEIQLNTLIANTIPKNHYQTQYTLSNQKRADCILFMPEPNGHIVIDAKFPLETYKKLMNNNFSEIEKKNLKQQFKQDVQKHIKDIAEKYIVLNETTDSAIMFIPSESIFSEIHANYPEIINLSHRLRVWITSPTTLMAILTTARTILKDIDTKKQTHIIKKHLEILSYDFQRFEQRMDKLSKHINLACQDTNEIHISSKKISKRFKKIESVEIELTKK; from the coding sequence ATGTGGATAATAAATTACCAATTTAAACAAAAATTTTTTATAAAAAAAAATTTAAATAAATTTAAAATAAATATTGAAAATCAATATAAAAACATTGAAATTAATCTACAAACTGTTTACTGCAAAATACAAAAAGATATTTATGAAATCATAACAGAAAAAAAAATAAATATACTAAACGACATTAATCGTATAATTAAACAAGAAACCAAAAATATATTTGATCAAATAAATTATAATTTTACTCAATACACAAACCTATTATCATCTAATTTTCATTTGATTAATCAAGAAATACATTTAAATTTCAAAAATTTAATACAACAAGTAGATTATAAATTGACTAATGAACTAAATAAAAATACTCCAATTTTTACTAATATAATGCAACAACTTACTATAATTGATGAAGCACAAAAAAAAATATCAAAATTATCAATGAACATTATTAATATACAAGATATTTTAATAGATAAAAAATCTAGAGGACTTTTCGGAGAAATCCAACTAAACACTCTAATAGCTAATACAATTCCAAAAAATCATTATCAGACCCAATATACTTTAAGTAATCAAAAAAGAGCTGATTGTATATTATTTATGCCAGAACCTAATGGACATATAGTAATTGATGCTAAATTTCCGTTAGAAACTTATAAAAAATTAATGAACAACAATTTTTCTGAAATAGAAAAAAAAAATCTTAAACAACAATTTAAACAAGATGTACAAAAACATATTAAAGATATTGCAGAAAAATATATCGTATTAAATGAAACAACAGATAGTGCTATAATGTTTATACCATCAGAATCAATATTTTCTGAAATTCATGCAAACTATCCAGAAATCATTAACCTATCACATCGTTTACGAGTTTGGATTACTTCTCCTACAACTTTGATGGCAATTTTAACAACAGCAAGAACAATTTTAAAAGACATCGATACAAAAAAACAAACACATATCATTAAAAAACATTTAGAAATTCTTTCTTACGATTTTCAACGTTTCGAACAACGTATGGATAAACTTTCTAAACATATTAATTTGGCATGCCAAGACACTAATGAAATACATATATCATCTAAAAAAATTAGCAAAAGATTTAAAAAAATTGAATCAGTAGAAATAGAATTAACAAAAAAATAA
- a CDS encoding polyprenyl synthetase family protein, with protein sequence MTITYIKTLVHKDLNRVNKLILSKLHSKIKLINNLTKYIIKNGGKRLRPLLVLLSSHSCGYKGLNHIKLAAMIEFFHTATLLHDDVIDESSLRRGHETANQIWGSKASILVGDYLFTQTIQIMVDVNHPKILKLLSDTSYQISCGEIKQLTNQYNISLSITEYFDIIKKKTALLFATSAAIGAFISNSRKKIIKNLYNYGLHLGNAFQLIDDALDYSLETEIAGKNIGKDFLHGKITFPLLYALKFGTKKQKKVICQNIKERNLKNFNKILIIIKKTKAIEATKKYAKTEILRAISYLKYVPESIYKNALKKLAYFSLNRNY encoded by the coding sequence ATGACAATTACTTATATAAAAACATTAGTCCATAAAGATCTGAATAGAGTCAATAAACTAATATTAAGTAAATTACATTCTAAAATTAAATTAATTAATAATTTAACAAAATATATAATTAAAAATGGAGGAAAACGTTTAAGACCATTATTAGTTCTACTATCTAGTCATTCTTGTGGATATAAAGGATTAAATCATATAAAATTAGCAGCAATGATCGAATTTTTTCATACAGCTACATTATTGCATGATGATGTAATTGACGAATCTTCATTAAGAAGAGGACATGAAACAGCAAATCAAATATGGGGAAGCAAAGCTAGTATTTTAGTAGGAGATTATTTATTTACACAAACTATACAAATTATGGTCGACGTAAATCATCCTAAAATACTAAAATTATTATCAGATACTTCATATCAAATAAGTTGTGGAGAAATCAAACAATTAACTAATCAATACAATATTTCATTATCAATTACAGAATATTTTGATATTATTAAAAAAAAAACAGCATTGCTATTTGCAACATCAGCAGCAATTGGTGCATTCATTAGTAACTCTCGTAAAAAAATTATAAAAAATCTATACAATTATGGATTACATTTAGGAAATGCTTTTCAATTAATCGATGATGCACTGGATTATTCTTTAGAAACAGAAATAGCAGGAAAAAATATTGGAAAAGATTTTCTTCATGGAAAAATTACCTTTCCATTACTATACGCATTAAAATTTGGAACAAAAAAACAAAAAAAAGTAATTTGTCAAAATATTAAAGAAAGAAACTTAAAAAATTTTAATAAAATATTAATTATAATCAAAAAAACAAAAGCTATAGAAGCAACAAAAAAATATGCAAAAACTGAAATATTACGAGCTATTTCATATCTAAAATATGTACCAGAAAGCATTTATAAAAACGCGTTAAAAAAACTTGCATATTTTTCTTTAAACAGAAATTATTAA